In the Onychostoma macrolepis isolate SWU-2019 chromosome 09, ASM1243209v1, whole genome shotgun sequence genome, one interval contains:
- the LOC131546712 gene encoding probable G-protein coupled receptor 34, whose amino-acid sequence MTKNNPQFFSIVSPTTMSKIPHSNCQTDNASLQVPLAIFYALFFLFGLSGNLLALWVFLRVHPKKNSVRIFLINLALADLLLVICLPFRVVYHFNNDRWVLPPLMCRMVGIIFYTNMYISIVLLGLISVDRYLKFQRSSCRRVFLYSRWSVLLCGVIWAVAFVCGICHIILNAEHGESQKCFQYKTLHESKWKAYFNFAIVVMFWLVYGALVISYGRIGMNLLTTSKKKPDFPNAAKYNKTAWKSFFVLFLFTICFVPYHSVRIFYIMSQIAKDTSCEQISALDKTNEAVLLLSAFNSCLDPVMYFLFCSSIRKVMLKIICNSFCQQNTTGLISSIDTPQELPNISAVVPVTNAQEDKLSKTTDKEVL is encoded by the coding sequence atgACAAAAAACAATCCTCAATTTTTCTCCATCGTATCGCCAACCACCATGTCGAAAATTCCCCATTCAAACTGCCAGACGGACAACGCCAGCTTGCAGGTCCCGCTGGCTATTTTCTATGCACTCTTCTTCCTGTTCGGGTTGTCTGGGAACCTGCTGGCTCTCTGGGTGTTTCTGCGAGTACATCCGAAGAAAAACTCGGTTCGCATTTTCCTCATTAACTTGGCTCTGGCTGACTTACTCCTCGTGATCTGCCTGCCTTTCCGAGTGGTGTACCATTTCAACAATGACCGGTGGGTGCTGCCGCCATTAATGTGCAGGATGGTGGGCATTATCTTTTACACGAACATGTACATTAGTATAGTCTTACTGGGCCTCATTAGTGTGGATCGATATCTGAAGTTCCAGAGGTCGTCCTGTAGGCGGGTGTTCCTGTATAGCCGATGGAGCGTGCTTCTCTGCGGTGTCATCTGGGCTGTGGCATTTGTTTGTGGCATTTGCCACATTATCCTGAATGCAGAACATGGTGAATCCCAAAAGTGTTTCCAATACAAAACACTGCATGAATCCAAATGGAAAGCCTATTTCAACTTTGCCATCGTGGTTATGTTTTGGCTGGTCTATGGTGCGTTGGTAATCTCCTATGGAAGGATCGGAATGAACCTCCTAACAACCTCCAAAAAGAAACCGGATTTCCCAAATGCTGCCAAGTACAACAAAACAGCATGGAAGTCCTTCTTTGTGCTTTTCCTCTTCACAATATGTTTTGTGCCCTACCACTCTGTAAGGATTTTCTATATCATGTCACAGATAGCAAAAGACACCTCTTGCGAACAGATAAGTGCGTTGGATAAAACCAATGAAGCAGTTCTGCTACTGTCTGCCTTTAATAGCTGTCTGGATCCAGTCATGTACTTTTTGTTCTGTAGTTCTATTCGTAAAGTGATGCTGAAGATCATCTGTAATAGCTTCTGTCAGCAAAATACCACAGGATTGATCAGTTCTATTGACACTCCACAGGAGCTCCCAAATATCAGTGCAGTTGTGCCTGTGACAAATGCTCAGGAAGACAAACTATCAAAAACAACAGATAAAGAGGtgctataa
- the gpr82 gene encoding probable G-protein coupled receptor 82, translated as MSVQGNFTNHSTEVNSINQSRCMIKPEENHETILPWLYLALAVLGLPTNGIVLVDLWRSERTPTIIFTLNIIMSDLLICCSFFFRIAYYKENTNWQSGTPACNAAELIIFSCFYINLYCNMCFLLWTSINRYTTVVKPGYALFQIFKHTRSCWILCFSTWLVVITVVCSSIGVKMSLQMKGTCFNQIVNSYIHYKDRFNTIHCLGVSAFFFILCLMLVSYSLLVFHLQKVRGGSLVGAGFGPGGGLKVRRKILASVIMFVLCFLPYHVQRIILLTTECENYQAEFRIKTCTIFIAALSCCLHPVLQLVFRLRCCRANRNHRVKPKPDISKTLDTPHIHTINVTEHAEETKKNETELSHQSL; from the exons ATGTCTGTGCAAGGGAACTTCACAAACCATTCCACAGAAGTCAATAGCATTAATCAAAG CAGATGCATGATAAAACCTGAAGAAAACCATGAAACCATCTTGCCTTGGCTCTATCTGGCTTTGGCTGTCCTGGGCCTTCCAACCAATGGAATAGTCTTGGTGGATCTTTGGAGATCAGAGAGGACACCCACTATCATCTTCACTTTGAACATAATCATGTCAGACCTGCTGATCTGCTGcagttttttcttcagaatagCCTACTACAAAGAAAATACCAACTGGCAATCTGGAACTCCAGCCTGCAATGCAGCAGAGCTGATCATTTTCTCTTGCTTTTACATAAACCTCTATTGCAACATGTGTTTCCTTTTGTGGACCAGCATTAATCGCTATACCACAGTGGTAAAACCAGGCTATGCCTTATTTCAGATCTTTAAACATACACGGTCTTGTTGGATCCTCTGCTTTTCTACCTGGTTGGTTGTCATCACAGTTGTGTGCTCTAGCATAGGGGTCAAAATGAGCCTACAAATGAAAGGGACCTGCTTTAACCAAATTGTCAATAGTTACATTCACTATAAAGATCGGTTTAATACTATCCACTGCTTAGGTGTGTCAGCATTCTTCTTCATTTTGTGCTTGATGCTGGTCAGCTATAGCCTGCTGGTCTTCCATCTGCAGAAGGTAAGGGGAGGAAGTCTAGTCGGCGCTGGATTTGGGCCTGGAGGAGGTCTAAAGGTTCGCAGGAAGATACTGGCCTCTGTCATAATGTTTGTACTCTGTTTCCTACCCTACCATGTGCAAAGGATCATCTTATTAACAACAGAGTGTGAAAACTATCAGGCAGAGTTCAGGATTAAAACGTGCACCATCTTCATTGCAGCTCTCAGCTGTTGCCTGCATCCCGTCCTCCAGCTGGTGTTTCGTTTGCGCTGCTGTCGGGCCAATCGCAACCACAGAGTCAAACCTAAACCTGATATCTCCAAGACCTTGGACACACCTCACATACATACTATAAATGTGACAGAACACgctgaagaaacaaagaaaaatgaaactgaatTAAGCCACCAATCATTATAG
- the LOC131546714 gene encoding probable G-protein coupled receptor 82: MGISFSESPMANDSHAESHLCQTSTTSVVLPIIYTIMSITGLPGNAISLWVFIHKIAIKTSTHIYLINLGISNLLLCLIMPFQATYYSLGTKWHQHDTMCQMAINGLTPVIHINICTGVMILSWVALSRFASLIQHSHADRPSRWLKVLPGAFLCRKRHAKLAYALCMVTWAIVAIAVTSFVVLYSIREVRSVDDGDRDEACYSVAVEVGGEGSHIFALVAVSLFFVFFLLVLCAYMAVIRHIWRSRRSTVISDSQRVYARVFRNIVVIMVVLVVCLLPHHIYKAIFVHIVNKQSWSASPPKDACHPLSMYVEVKSILLCLATLRCSTDPIMYFLLDKTFRNHALNLEITR; this comes from the coding sequence ATGGGAATCTCTTTTTCCGAGAGCCCAATGGCAAACGATTCACATGCTGAATCTCACCTGTGCCAAACATCCACTACAAGTGTAGTTCTGCCCATTATCTATACTATCATGTCTATCACTGGCCTTCCAGGGAATGCTATTTCTCTCTGGGTGTTCATACACAAAATTGCCATCAAAACGTCCACTCACATCTACCTGATAAATCTAGGGATCTCAAACTTGCTGCTCTGCCTCATCATGCCATTCCAGGCCACATACTACTCACTTGGGACCAAATGGCACCAGCACGACACCATGTGTCAAATGGCAATAAATGGTCTAACTCCAGTGATCCACATCAACATCTGCACTGGCGTCATGATATTGAGCTGGGTGGCGCTCAGTCGCTTCGCCTCACTGATTCAACACTCCCATGCTGACCGTCCAAGCCGGTGGCTCAAAGTTCTACCAGGTGCCTTCCTCTGCCGAAAACGACATGCGAAACTGGCCTATGCGCTGTGCATGGTCACCTGGGCCATTGTAGCCATAGCGGTCACATCCTTTGTGGTGCTGTACTCGATCAGGGAGGTTAGGAGTGTGGATGACGGCGACAGAGATGAAGCGTGTTACAGCGTAGCAGTGGAGGTTGGTGGGGAAGGATCTCATATCTTCGCGTTAGTGGCTGTTTCACTGTTCTTTGTCTTCTTCCTGTTGGTCTTATGCGCTTACATGGCAGTGATCAGGCACATCTGGAGGTCCAGGAGAAGCACGGTCATCTCAGACAGCCAGCGAGTCTATGCAAGAGTGTTTCGGAATATTGTTGTCATTATGGTGGTGCTGGTGGTCTGTCTCCTGCCGCACCACATCTACAAAGCCATCTTCGTTCATATCGTCAACAAGCAGTCTTGGTCTGCATCACCTCCAAAAGATGCTTGCCATCCACTGTCCATGTATGTGGAGGTGAAGAGCATCCTGCTCTGTTTAGCAACTCTACGATGTAGCACAGACCCCATCATGTACTTTCTGCTGGACAAGACGTTTCGTAATCATGCGCTTAACCTAGAGATTACGCGCTAG